A single Pyxicephalus adspersus chromosome 8, UCB_Pads_2.0, whole genome shotgun sequence DNA region contains:
- the PDHB gene encoding pyruvate dehydrogenase E1 component subunit beta, mitochondrial, producing the protein MAALRRLLCGGKSRVSVIFQREFHRSPAAALQITVRDALNQALDEELERDERVFLLGEEVAQYDGAYKISRGLWKKYGDKRVMDTPISEMGFAGIAVGAAMAGLRPICEFMTFNFSMQAIDQVINSAAKTYYMSAGLVSVPIVFRGPNGASAGVAAQHSQCFAAWYAHCPGLKVVSPWNAEDAKGLLKAAIRDNNPVVMLENELMYGVPFELSEEAQSKDFVVPIGKAKIERPGSQITLVAHSRPVGHCLEAANVLAKEGIDCEVINLRTIRPMDIETIEASVMKTNHLITVEGGWPQFGVGAEICAKIMEGPAFNYLDSPVFRVTGADVPMPYAKILEENCIPQVKDIIFAVKKTLNLV; encoded by the exons atggcggcactgaGGAGACTGCTGTGCGGGGGGAAG AGCCGGGTGTCTGTCATCTTCCAGAGGGAGTTCCACAGGAGTCCGGCCGCCGCCCTGCAG atCACGGTTCGAGATGCACTGAACCAGGCTTTGGATGAAGAGCTGGAGAGAGATGAGAGGGTGTTTTTACTAGGGGAGGAAGTTGCACAGTACGATGGAGCTTATAAG ATCAGCAGAGGACTTTGGAAGAAGTATGGAGACAAACGGGTTATGGATACACCTATTTctgag atgggATTTGCAGGTATTGCTGTTGGTGCTGCTATG GCTGGATTAAGGCCAATATGTGAGTTTATGACATTTAACTTCTCCATGCAAGCCATTGATCAAGTCATTAATTCCGCTGCTAAGACCTATTACATGTCCGCTGGGCTTGTTTCTGTCCCAATCGTTTTCCGAGGACCCAACGGAGCATCAGCTGGTGTGGCTGCCCAGCACTCTCAGTGCTTTGCTGCTTGGTATGCCCACTGTCCAGGGCTAAAGGTTGTGAGTCCCTGGAATGCTGAAGATGCTAAAGGTCTGCTGAAAGCTGCAATCCGGGATAATAATCCAG TGGTTATGCTGGAGAATGAATTGATGTACGGGGTTCCATTTGAACTGTCTGAAGAAGCTCAATCTAAAGACTTTGTTGTTCCTATTGGTAAAGCAAAGATTGAAAGGCCAG GTAGTCAGATCACTTTGGTTGCTCATTCTCGTCCTGTGGGTCACTGTTTAGAGGCTGCCAACGTACTTGCTAAAGAAGGAATTGATTGTGAG gTTATTAACTTGCGCACAATCCGGCCAATGGACATTGAAACAATAGAAGCTAGCGTTATGAAGACCAATCATCTGATCACAGTAGAGGGTGGGTGGCCTCAGTTTGGTGTAGGAGCTGAAATCTGTGCCAAAATTATGGAAG GACCTGCATTCAACTACCTGGATTCGCCTGTGTTCCGTGTAACTGGAGCAGATGTTCCCATGCCTTATGCCAAGATCTTAGAAGAAAACTGTATACCCCAAGTAAAAGATATCATATTTGCAGTGAAAAAGACTCTAAATCTTGtctaa
- the PXK gene encoding PX domain-containing protein kinase-like protein isoform X1 codes for MENSWQIIRRYSDFDTLNNNLQISGLSLPLPPKKLIGNMDREFIAERQKGLQNYLNFITSNHILSNCEIVKKFLDPNNYSANYTEIALQHVSMFFRSEPKYEVMEPLKDIGWRLRKRYFLMRCKNQPKEHLVLSWADLGPDKFLQDKDFQCAIKLLPSWSHPYIYRVTFATANESSALVIRPFNEKGTLKDLIYKAKPKDAFLKKYCNPRKIQGLELQQIKTFGRQILEVLKFLHDRGFPYGHLHASNVMLEGETCRLMDLENSLLGLPSFYRSYFSQYRKINTLESIDVHCFGHLLYEMTYGRPPDSIPVDQFPPAPSMSVVSVLESILSCEACKSGMPSVSQLLQMPLFSDVTLMNTEKPQFKIPTKLKEALKTAKECIEKRLVEEQKLIYQHRRLTRAQSHHGSEEEKKRRKILARKKSKRTNCDSGEEQSMKCNNSNNSGSGTSSPLTSPSSPTPPSTAGNATSPTPAPPPPPPPPPPAPLPPSSKDVPTQSVTPSVNGTDRGALLDSIRCFKKGVLKKSVTNDHSTSRIS; via the exons ATGGAAAACAGCTGGCAG ATTATAAGAAGATACAGTGACTTTGACACACTCAACAATAACCTGCAG ATCTCAGGTCTAAGTCTACCTCTGCCTCCCAAAAAACTCATCGGCAACATGGACCGTGAATTTATCGCCGAGCGACAGAAGGGGCTCCAGAATTATCTTAACTTCATCACCTCCAATCATATTTTGAGTAATTGTGAAATTGTAAAGAAATTCCTTGACCCCAATAACTATTCTGCAAATTACACAG AAATTGCCTTGCAACATGTGTCCATGTTCTTCCGATCAGAGCCCAAATACGAGGTTATGGAGCCCCTTAAAGACATAG GCTGGAGATTACGGAAAAGGTATTTCCTAATGAGATGTAAAAATCAGCCTAAAGAGCATCTCGTCTTAAGCTGG GCTGATCTGGGTCCTGACAAATTTTTACAAGACAAAGATTTTCAGTGCGCAATAAAACTCCTACCATCATGGTCT CATCCGTATATATATCGAGTGACGTTTGCCACCGCTAACGAGTCATCGGCACTTGTAATTAGACCGTTTAATGAAAAAGGGACTCTGAAGGATCTGATTTATAAG GCCAAACCGAAAGATGCCTttctgaaaaaatattgtaacccAAGGAAAATCCAGGGCCTTGAGCTGCAGCAAATCAAAACCTTTGGGCGACAGATACTAGAG GTACTGAAGTTCTTACATGACCGGGGCTTTCCATATGGTCATCTCCACGCGTCCAATGTAATGCTTGAAGGAGAAACGTGCCGACTGATGGACCTGGAGAATTCTCTGCTCGGACTACCATCATTTTACAGATCGTACTTTTCACAGTACAGGAAAATCAAT ACTTTAGAAAGTATTGATGTGCACTGCTTTGGTCACCTATTGTATGAGATGACGTATGGCAGACCTCCAGATTCCATACCTGTGGACCAATTCCCACCTGCACCGTCCATGTCAGTGG TGTCTGTTCTGGAGTCAATCTTGTCCTGTGAGGCCTGTAAATCTGGCATGCCTTCCGTGTCCCAGCTCCTACAGATGCC GTTATTCAGTGATGTGACATTGATGAATACTGAAAAACCTCAATTCAAG attccTACCAAGTTAAAAGAAGCCCTCAAAACAGCCAAAGAATGTATAGAGAAGCGACTTGTAGAAGAGCAGAAATTG ATTTACCAGCACAGAAGACTGACTCGAGCACAGTCACATCATGGGtcagaggaggaaaagaagaggaggaaaaTTTTGGCAAGAAAG aagtcaAAGCGCACAAACTGCGATTCTGGAGAGGAGCAGTCGATGAAATGCAACAACTCAAACAATTCAG GCTCTGGGACAAGTTCTCCTCTCACGTCACCATCATCTCCTACACCACCTTCTACAGCAG GAAATGCAACATCTCCAACACCAGcgccgccaccaccaccaccgccaccaccaccTGCGCCCCTCCCTCCTTCAAGCAAGGATGTGCCAACGCAGTCGGTTACCCCCTCAGTGAATGGTACAGACCGTGGAGCCTTACTTGATTCCATTAGATGCTTCAAGAAAGGAGTGCTGAAAAAGTCTGTGACCAACGACCACAGCACCTCACGGATCAGCTGA
- the PXK gene encoding PX domain-containing protein kinase-like protein isoform X2, producing the protein MENSWQIIRRYSDFDTLNNNLQISGLSLPLPPKKLIGNMDREFIAERQKGLQNYLNFITSNHILSNCEIVKKFLDPNNYSANYTEIALQHVSMFFRSEPKYEVMEPLKDIGWRLRKRYFLMRCKNQPKEHLVLSWADLGPDKFLQDKDFQCAIKLLPSWSHPYIYRVTFATANESSALVIRPFNEKGTLKDLIYKAKPKDAFLKKYCNPRKIQGLELQQIKTFGRQILEVLKFLHDRGFPYGHLHASNVMLEGETCRLMDLENSLLGLPSFYRSYFSQYRKINTLESIDVHCFGHLLYEMTYGRPPDSIPVDQFPPAPSMSVVSVLESILSCEACKSGMPSVSQLLQMPLFSDVTLMNTEKPQFKIPTKLKEALKTAKECIEKRLVEEQKLIYQHRRLTRAQSHHGSEEEKKRRKILARKKSKRTNCDSGEEQSMKCNNSNNSGSGTSSPLTSPSSPTPPSTAEPQ; encoded by the exons ATGGAAAACAGCTGGCAG ATTATAAGAAGATACAGTGACTTTGACACACTCAACAATAACCTGCAG ATCTCAGGTCTAAGTCTACCTCTGCCTCCCAAAAAACTCATCGGCAACATGGACCGTGAATTTATCGCCGAGCGACAGAAGGGGCTCCAGAATTATCTTAACTTCATCACCTCCAATCATATTTTGAGTAATTGTGAAATTGTAAAGAAATTCCTTGACCCCAATAACTATTCTGCAAATTACACAG AAATTGCCTTGCAACATGTGTCCATGTTCTTCCGATCAGAGCCCAAATACGAGGTTATGGAGCCCCTTAAAGACATAG GCTGGAGATTACGGAAAAGGTATTTCCTAATGAGATGTAAAAATCAGCCTAAAGAGCATCTCGTCTTAAGCTGG GCTGATCTGGGTCCTGACAAATTTTTACAAGACAAAGATTTTCAGTGCGCAATAAAACTCCTACCATCATGGTCT CATCCGTATATATATCGAGTGACGTTTGCCACCGCTAACGAGTCATCGGCACTTGTAATTAGACCGTTTAATGAAAAAGGGACTCTGAAGGATCTGATTTATAAG GCCAAACCGAAAGATGCCTttctgaaaaaatattgtaacccAAGGAAAATCCAGGGCCTTGAGCTGCAGCAAATCAAAACCTTTGGGCGACAGATACTAGAG GTACTGAAGTTCTTACATGACCGGGGCTTTCCATATGGTCATCTCCACGCGTCCAATGTAATGCTTGAAGGAGAAACGTGCCGACTGATGGACCTGGAGAATTCTCTGCTCGGACTACCATCATTTTACAGATCGTACTTTTCACAGTACAGGAAAATCAAT ACTTTAGAAAGTATTGATGTGCACTGCTTTGGTCACCTATTGTATGAGATGACGTATGGCAGACCTCCAGATTCCATACCTGTGGACCAATTCCCACCTGCACCGTCCATGTCAGTGG TGTCTGTTCTGGAGTCAATCTTGTCCTGTGAGGCCTGTAAATCTGGCATGCCTTCCGTGTCCCAGCTCCTACAGATGCC GTTATTCAGTGATGTGACATTGATGAATACTGAAAAACCTCAATTCAAG attccTACCAAGTTAAAAGAAGCCCTCAAAACAGCCAAAGAATGTATAGAGAAGCGACTTGTAGAAGAGCAGAAATTG ATTTACCAGCACAGAAGACTGACTCGAGCACAGTCACATCATGGGtcagaggaggaaaagaagaggaggaaaaTTTTGGCAAGAAAG aagtcaAAGCGCACAAACTGCGATTCTGGAGAGGAGCAGTCGATGAAATGCAACAACTCAAACAATTCAG GCTCTGGGACAAGTTCTCCTCTCACGTCACCATCATCTCCTACACCACCTTCTACAGCAG AACCCCAGTGA